Proteins from one Arsenophonus apicola genomic window:
- the pyrB gene encoding aspartate carbamoyltransferase — MVNPLYLRDIISINDLKREDLLAVLEVATSLKQHPQPDLLKHKVIASCFFEASTRTRLSFETAIHRLGASVVGFSDSNNTSLGKKGETLADTISVISQYVDAIVIRHPQEGASRLAAQFAGKIPVINAGDGANQHPTQTLLDLFTIQESQGSLNNLHIAMVGDLKYGRTVHSLTQALSKFDNNHFYFIAPEALAMPAHILHLLEEKGITYSLHDNIEAVLPKLDILYITRVQKERLDTSEYANVKAQFILTSHELAAAKSGMKVLHPLPRIDEITTDVDKTSHAYYFQQAGNGIYARQALLALILNKTINF, encoded by the coding sequence ATGGTTAATCCGTTGTATCTTCGAGACATAATCTCGATTAATGATTTAAAACGTGAAGATCTACTCGCTGTACTTGAGGTTGCTACGTCACTAAAACAACATCCCCAACCGGATTTGCTAAAACATAAAGTGATCGCTAGTTGTTTCTTTGAAGCTTCCACCCGTACCCGCCTCTCTTTTGAAACCGCTATTCACCGCTTAGGGGCTTCTGTGGTGGGTTTTTCCGATAGCAATAATACTTCGTTAGGTAAAAAAGGGGAAACCCTGGCAGATACCATATCGGTTATTAGCCAATATGTTGATGCCATTGTTATCCGCCATCCACAAGAAGGTGCATCACGTTTAGCAGCTCAGTTTGCAGGAAAAATCCCGGTCATAAATGCGGGTGATGGTGCCAATCAACATCCTACACAGACACTACTTGATCTATTCACCATTCAAGAGAGCCAAGGCAGCTTAAATAATTTACATATTGCGATGGTTGGTGATCTGAAATATGGCCGAACCGTTCATTCATTAACCCAAGCGTTATCAAAATTTGACAATAATCATTTCTATTTTATTGCACCTGAAGCTTTAGCCATGCCGGCCCATATACTACATCTGTTAGAAGAAAAAGGGATAACTTATAGCTTACATGACAACATAGAAGCGGTGTTGCCAAAACTGGACATTCTATATATAACACGAGTACAAAAAGAGCGTTTAGATACTTCCGAATATGCCAATGTTAAAGCCCAATTTATTTTAACCAGCCATGAATTAGCCGCTGCTAAATCTGGCATGAAAGTTTTACATCCTCTACCACGTATTGATGAAATTACTACTGATGTTGATAAAACATCCCATGCTTACTATTTTCAGCAAGCCGGTAATGGTATTTATGCACGACAAGCACTTTTAGCGTTGATACTTAACAAAACCATTAATTTCTGA
- the pyrI gene encoding aspartate carbamoyltransferase regulatory subunit: MANNHKLQVEAISCGTVIDHIPAQMGFKLLSLFKLTQTDQRITIGLNLPSNHLGKKDLIKIENTFLTPEQANELAMYAPYATVNCIKDYKVEKKLSISLPEQIDAVLICPNSNCISNNEPVKSSFNVKQRHNEVILTCKYCEKTFDRHAVINNM, from the coding sequence ATGGCAAATAACCACAAATTACAAGTGGAAGCAATTAGCTGTGGTACTGTTATCGACCATATCCCTGCCCAAATGGGTTTTAAATTACTTTCGCTGTTTAAATTAACGCAAACTGATCAGCGTATTACCATAGGTTTAAATCTACCTTCTAATCACTTAGGTAAAAAAGATCTGATCAAAATTGAAAATACCTTTCTCACACCCGAACAAGCCAACGAACTGGCAATGTATGCTCCCTATGCCACCGTTAACTGTATTAAAGACTATAAAGTGGAAAAAAAGCTATCAATTAGCTTACCTGAACAAATTGATGCTGTTTTGATCTGCCCTAACAGTAATTGCATTAGTAACAATGAGCCAGTCAAGAGCAGTTTTAACGTGAAACAGCGGCATAATGAAGTCATTCTGACATGCAAATATTGTGAAAAAACCTTTGATCGACATGCGGTAATTAATAATATGTAA